From the genome of Desulfatiglans sp.:
GGCATATTCAGGTCAATCAGCGCAACATCATATAAATCCTCTTCTATCAGAGTGATAGCCTCTTCACCATTCTGTGCTGTATCAACATCAAAATCTTCAAGGCTTAAAATGTCAGAAAAAGACTCTCTGATCTTTGATTCATCGTCTACTACCAGTATCTTTGCTTTTGCCATAGATTATTCTCCCCTTTCAGGTGATATCATTTTGAATAATACAACGCCAATATTTTGGCTCTAGCCTTAACGACGTCAATATTTTAACTTCAAAATTTAAAATAGCAATCTTTTTTTTAATTATTAAGAGATATATAGCTGTTTGAAAGTAATATTTGCTATTTTAGGTAAATATGAAAATAAGTTGTGTTATAAATCAGCATTAAGTATCATTATATTGTATTTTTTCTACCTTTAAATTTATTATGCTGTTTTTCAACAATCAGCACGGTAAAGACTTCGTCAAAGAGTTGACAAAAAATCTATAACTGTACAAGAAAAGGCTGTTGTGCTAAAGGTATGAGTCAAAAAACTATCACCTTAACATTAGCACGAAAAGACAGATACAACCTTTTATAATTGGGCGTAGAGATGCAGATTTTAAGTGGAATAAAATATAATCTGGCAGGATTAAAGATGGGGCTCAGGACCCAAAAGCTGCTGTTTCTGGGGCTATTGCGTTTTTTTGTTGTCATCCTTGTGGCAATAGGTTTAAGTGCTATTATACTGATATACCATACTGATATTATATCTGCCATATGGTCTAAACCCGAAAGCCTCTGGGTGGTTTGGATATGGCATCTATTATCGTGGCTCATATCCCTGATTCTTATAATATTATCATCTGTGATCTCATATCTCCTTTCACAAATACTGTTTTCGATTGTGATCATGGACAGGATGTCAAGGATAACAGAAAGGATCAGGAAGGGCCATGTTACAGAGCCCGGCAGTCTCTCCTATTTTGGCCAGTTCATGTTCCTTATCAGGCAGGAGATCCCAAGGGCAATCATACCAATATTTTTACTCCTGATATTATCTGTTATAGGATGGTTTACACCTTTAGGCCCTTTTATCACGATTTTAACATCCATCATTGCTGCTGCCATTCTTGCATGGGATAATACAGACCTCGTATCTGCAAGGCGATGCATGAAATACAGGAGCAGGTTCAGATTTTTTATTGATAATTTTTCCTTTCATATAGGCTTCGGGCTTTTATTCCTGATCCCTGTTTTCAATATACTCTGCCTCTCTTTTGCACCCATAGGGGCCACCCTTTACTACCTGGATAAACATGAACAATAGAAGATGTTAAAGGTGAGAATAAAATGACAAGAAAATTTCCAAACCTTTTTTCTCCATTAAAAGTGGGTAGATTAACCCTCAAAAACCGGATCATATCTGCCCCTATGACCTTCCCCATTTTGACGTCAGATGGATGTCTTACCCCTGAGGCCATAGCGTTTTATGAACTCAGGGCAAAGGGAGGGGCCGCAGTGGTTACTGTGAGTGAACTGATTGTTAAACCTGAAGGCAGGTACTACCCTGTTCAGGTTATTATTAATGCCCCAAATGCAAAAGACAGCCTGGCAATGGCGGCAAGAGCAATAAAGCGGCATGGGGCCATTCCCAGTATGGAATTATCACATGGCGGAAAATACGCCCTTAAAGATGAAAAACATCCTGTGAGCTACGGGCCGAGTGATGAGTTCACAGATGATTTACAGACGGTTCACTCACTGACCCATGACATGATAGAGGATATCATTGAGGCATATGGAAAGGCAGCAGAAATGTGCATGGCCGCTGGTTTTGAAATGCTTCTCATACATACCGGTCATGGCTGGCTCCTGCAGCAGTTTCTCTCACCTGCCACAAATAAAAGAACTGACAAATATGGTGGGAATCTGACAAACAGGGCAAGGCTTGCTGTTGAGGTGCTCGACAGGGTGCGCTCTGTTGTGGGGAATGGTTTTCCTATTGAGCTGAGGATGAGTGCAGAGGAATACATGGCAGGAGGTTATAACTTTACCGAAGCCATTGAGTTTGCAAAACTGATACAAGAGAGGGTTGACCTTATACAGGTATCAACAGGCGCTCATACAGGGAATTTTGAGAAAACCCATCCCTCTTCATTCATGGAGAGAGGCGTAAATGTCCATTATGCGGAAGAGATGAAAAGGCATATTAATATACCTGTCTCCACCATAGGGGCTCTAAATGAACCAGACATGCTTGAAGATATAATCAGCACAGGTAAGGCCGATGCTGTAGTTATGGCAAGGGCACTTCTGGCTGACCCTTACCTACCGAAAAAGGCATACCTGGGAAAGGATGACGAGATAGTCCGCTGTTACAGGTGCTACGCCTGTATGGCAGAGAGAATGACAACCGGCCTGCGTATTTGCTCCCTTAATCCTGTAATTGGAAGTGAATATGAAAGTAGTTTCATTAAAAACACAACCAGACCCAAAACAGTTCTGGTAGCTGGTGGAGGCCCAGGAGGCATGCAGGCAGCACTTACAGCCGCTGAACGAGGTCATAATGTTATCTTATGTGAAAAGAGCAATAAGCTGGGCGGTGCGCTTAACGGGGTTAAAGGGGCGCCATTTAAGGATGACCTTTACAGGTTCATCTCGATAAAGGCACTTCTTATGCGAAATGCCGGTGTTGATATAAGACTTAGCACAGAGGTAACACCCGCGCTCGCAGCACAAATCAGGCCTGATGTGCTTATTGTTGCGGTTGGTGCAGAGCCAATTATCCCTCCTATACCTGGTATAGATGGCGAAAATGTGATCATGGCAAATGATCTGCCAGATGATTTAGAAAAGGTTGGTCAGATGGTAATAGTTATGGGCGGCGGGCTTGTAGGGTGCGAGACGGCCCTTCACATGGCTATGGAAGAGAGAGATGTAACAGTTATAGAAATGATGGAGAGTCTGTGCCCTGACGCAAACCAGCGCTACAGGCCATTACTTATGGCGCAGCTTGAAAAGCATGTAAAGTGCATAACAGGGATGCGCGGTGTGCAGGTTACAGCAAAAGGTATTTTATGTGCTGACAGGGATAGCCATGAAACATTTTTAGAGGCAGACAGTGTTATTTGTGCAACAGGTCAGCGGCCCCGCAGGGATATTGCAGATGTGCTAAAAGACTGCGCGCCTGAAGTAATCAAAATAGGAGACTGCGTAAAGGCATCTAATGTTACACAGGCATTGTTCCAGGGATACTGGGCCGGGGCTGATATAGAATAGATAAAAAAGAGGCGCTATTCCAGGATATCCATGATAGCCCTGTTAATCTCCGGGAACCTGAAACTGTATCCCTCATCCAAGAGCCTCTTAGGGATAACCCTCTGGCCTTTCAATAATACATCAGCAAATTCACCCATAACCAGTTTGAGCATAAACCCAGGTACAGGTGGCAGTATAAGCGGTTTTTTCATCGCGATGGAGATGGCTTTTGTCAATTCTCTGTTTGTTACAGGGTTTGGCGCAGTACAGTTATATATGCTGCTCAAACCTTTGTTTTCTATCTGGTAGATAAAAATATTTATGAGGTCATAAAGGTGTATCCACGAAAAATACTGCATGCCATTACCGAGCCGGCTTCCAAGCCAGTATCTGAAAAGAGGCATCATCATATGGATTGCACCTCCTCCCTTGCCAAGCACAATACCGAACCGGTTTATTATTACCCTTGCCCCACAGCATAGTGCCTCCAGTGCTGTTCTCTCCCACTCCGCTGACAGGGATGCAAGAAAATCACTGCCTGGCGCAGCATTTTCATCCACTGCTTCGTCATCATGAAAACCATAATAACCCACAGCAGAGGCACTTATAAGTAACAGGTCTGACTTTTTATTTCTGGTAATCTCTTCAACTATATTTCGGGTCGTATCAATACGGCTTTTAATAAGGGTTTTTTTATATGCCGGTGTCCATCGTTTGAATATGGTAGCCCCTGCAAGGTTAATAACCACATCACATTCCATGAGTCTTTCAAGCCATGGGCCTTTGCGGGCAGGATCACCATCAACATGGATGATATTACTCTCATGTGTTGGATTTTTTAATGAACGAGTCAGGATATATACCCTGTGGCCTCTCGCAGAAAGTGCATTTGAAAGAGATGTACCTATAAAACCTGTACCGCCGGTTATGAAGATATTCATACGCCCTCTACCAGAGATCTACTTTCTTACAATAAAACTGGAACGGACTGTACTTGCGCCGAAAAATTTTTTTGAGTAACTCTCAACTCTCTCTATATCAAACTCTTTACATGAAAAGATATTGAGATAAGCAGCCCTGTATTCTCTTGAGAAATGCCCTGTAACTGAACCCTCTTCTGAAAACTGGATAATCGAAAAGAGCCTGCTCCCTTCAATGCCTTCACCCGAAAAGGAGAATATTGGTTCAGAGTTTGCTTTCATGCCTGATGCATCAAACAGTTTACCTGGAAACCCCTTTATCAAACCAGCATCAGATATTGTATCAATGCTGCAACCATACAGGTCAAGCACCAGCTCACGACCGAATACAACAGGAGATAAAGGCACCCTGTTTTTCTTTTTTTTAACCGCAGTTAATGTCATAAAAGGCGTTCATTTAAAAAGCCAGGCATATAAAAGGCTCCAATGTGTATACCGGGATTATAATATCTGGTATTCATATTGGATGCGAATGATTTTTGTTCAAATGAATTTATACTTATTTTACAAGGATCAATTTTATCGGAACAGAACATTGCAGAGAAAAACCCGCCAATATATGTGGGTATGGCAAACAGATATGGTCTTACAATATGAAATATCTCATTTAAAAGGATATATGATGCCCTCTGCTCATCTGGCTGCATATGAATGGAACCGGTCTGGCATACCATTATGCCATCAGGAGAGAGAAGATGGTGGATACCCCCGTAAAATTCTTTTGAGAAAAGTGCTGTGGCAGGGCCGATCGGGTCTGAGGAATCAACTATAACGAGATCATATTTTTCATCTGTCTCTTTCACAAACCTGGCGCCGTCTCCAATTATAAGATTTGTCCTTTTATCATCAAATGCCCCGTTACTTATTACTGGAAGGTACTTTTTACATATACTGATCACTGTGGGATCTATCTCCACTATTGTTACCTTCTTTACAGAACTGTGTTTTAAGACCTCCCTCAATATACCGCCGTCTCCCCCTCCTATAACAAGTGCCTTTTCTGGATTCGGGTGAGACAGTACAGGTATATGAGACATCATCTCATGATAAATAAATTCATCCTTCTCAGATGCCTGAACAATCCCGTCCAAGAAAAGCATTCTGCCATACAGGGTTGATTCAACCACCATTGCATGCTGGAATTCAGAATTGCTTTCATGGAGTATGGATTTTATCCTGTAATGGGTTTCAATATCCTTCCATCTTTCAATTACCCATTCCTGATCCCGGGTCATGATTCGATGATTCCCCTCCTGATCTCCTGAACATCGATCCTGTAAGGCTTGAATTCCTCCTTGATGACAGGGATTGCCAGATGAGGATTCAGTGTCCCGCATACAAACAGATCAAGTGCAGCATATTCATATTCCGGCCATGTATGGATACTTAAATGAGATTCCTGAAGGATAGCAACACCGGATATTCCGCCATTTGGC
Proteins encoded in this window:
- a CDS encoding FAD-dependent oxidoreductase, with translation MTRKFPNLFSPLKVGRLTLKNRIISAPMTFPILTSDGCLTPEAIAFYELRAKGGAAVVTVSELIVKPEGRYYPVQVIINAPNAKDSLAMAARAIKRHGAIPSMELSHGGKYALKDEKHPVSYGPSDEFTDDLQTVHSLTHDMIEDIIEAYGKAAEMCMAAGFEMLLIHTGHGWLLQQFLSPATNKRTDKYGGNLTNRARLAVEVLDRVRSVVGNGFPIELRMSAEEYMAGGYNFTEAIEFAKLIQERVDLIQVSTGAHTGNFEKTHPSSFMERGVNVHYAEEMKRHINIPVSTIGALNEPDMLEDIISTGKADAVVMARALLADPYLPKKAYLGKDDEIVRCYRCYACMAERMTTGLRICSLNPVIGSEYESSFIKNTTRPKTVLVAGGGPGGMQAALTAAERGHNVILCEKSNKLGGALNGVKGAPFKDDLYRFISIKALLMRNAGVDIRLSTEVTPALAAQIRPDVLIVAVGAEPIIPPIPGIDGENVIMANDLPDDLEKVGQMVIVMGGGLVGCETALHMAMEERDVTVIEMMESLCPDANQRYRPLLMAQLEKHVKCITGMRGVQVTAKGILCADRDSHETFLEADSVICATGQRPRRDIADVLKDCAPEVIKIGDCVKASNVTQALFQGYWAGADIE
- a CDS encoding TIGR01777 family protein; this encodes MNIFITGGTGFIGTSLSNALSARGHRVYILTRSLKNPTHESNIIHVDGDPARKGPWLERLMECDVVINLAGATIFKRWTPAYKKTLIKSRIDTTRNIVEEITRNKKSDLLLISASAVGYYGFHDDEAVDENAAPGSDFLASLSAEWERTALEALCCGARVIINRFGIVLGKGGGAIHMMMPLFRYWLGSRLGNGMQYFSWIHLYDLINIFIYQIENKGLSSIYNCTAPNPVTNRELTKAISIAMKKPLILPPVPGFMLKLVMGEFADVLLKGQRVIPKRLLDEGYSFRFPEINRAIMDILE
- a CDS encoding S-adenosylmethionine decarboxylase, whose product is MTLTAVKKKKNRVPLSPVVFGRELVLDLYGCSIDTISDAGLIKGFPGKLFDASGMKANSEPIFSFSGEGIEGSRLFSIIQFSEEGSVTGHFSREYRAAYLNIFSCKEFDIERVESYSKKFFGASTVRSSFIVRK
- the speE gene encoding polyamine aminopropyltransferase, with the protein product MTRDQEWVIERWKDIETHYRIKSILHESNSEFQHAMVVESTLYGRMLFLDGIVQASEKDEFIYHEMMSHIPVLSHPNPEKALVIGGGDGGILREVLKHSSVKKVTIVEIDPTVISICKKYLPVISNGAFDDKRTNLIIGDGARFVKETDEKYDLVIVDSSDPIGPATALFSKEFYGGIHHLLSPDGIMVCQTGSIHMQPDEQRASYILLNEIFHIVRPYLFAIPTYIGGFFSAMFCSDKIDPCKISINSFEQKSFASNMNTRYYNPGIHIGAFYMPGFLNERLL
- the speD gene encoding adenosylmethionine decarboxylase, producing MKFTGVHLLIELWTKHFLDDSNRIREIFIKAINTCGATMLGIDLHVFTPNGGISGVAILQESHLSIHTWPEYEYAALDLFVCGTLNPHLAIPVIKEEFKPYRIDVQEIRRGIIES